The window TACTCAATACTATTACTTTTGAAACATCTTTATCAATGGCAGCTTCAACGATATTTTGCGCACCGAGGATATTGGTTTTTACGGCTTCAAATGGATTATATTCACAGGCCGGAACCTGTTTAAGCGCAGCGGCGTGAAATACAATATCTATTTTGTTGAAGGCTCTGCGAAGTCTTTCCTGGTCACGGACATCTCCGATAAAATAACGCAGGCACGGGTATTTTGCCGGGGAAAAAACCTGCTGCATTTCATGTTGCTTGAGCTCATCTCTGCTGAAAATGACAAGTCGCTTGGGGCTGTATCTTTCGAGCAAAGTCTTAACAAGTTTTTGTCCGAAGGAACCTGTTCCACCTGTAATTAATATAGATTTGTCATTAAACATTATTTGCTGCCAGCCTTTGAATATGGCTTTATACTGAAGCCTGTCGAAAAAATAAATTGTGTATTATCGCAAGCATTGTGCCTGCTGGTTTCATCCATTTCCTGCATTGAGAAGGCCACCCTGATAAAAGGTGTCGGCACAGCCTGACGGCATGTAACCATTGCAATGAATGCATGCTCGTCAACTAACGGTGATATTTCAAGGGCTGTTTCCTGCCCTCCGATGACCAGACGGGAATCGGTCATTCCTGATGCATGGGCTGAAGATACCAGAAAAGAGACATTATTACTATGGTCGAAGTCTTTGCCTTTTAAAGAGAATTCTTCTTTACCTCCTCCATTTGAAACTTCATAACGGCTGGATTCGTAATCGAAATTTTGAGTCAGTAAGGTGATGTGCCCAAGTCTGATGTAGCCTTGGGGAACATTTTCAAGCTTAAAACGGTAAAGTATATCTATTTGCTGTTTTTGCTTGTGAATTTTAATTGATTTTTCGAGGCGACCGCTATGGAGATTCATCTCACAGCTGATATCAATTGATTCATTTGTTTCAGAAAAGAGTGGGGCGACGTGGTACAAATCAGTCTCTTTTTCAACTCCAGGGCCTTCCATAATAAGGTGACCTGAAAAGAAATCAGCACCAAGGGCGATGTCTTTGAAATAACCATGTTCAAGTGTTCCGAAAACAGGGACCATATCATGGTCGGAGAAAGCGGCCTCATGTATTGCCAGCCCTTTTGCCGTATTTAGTACAACGGAGGTTTGTTCTGTCTCAAATCTGCAGTGTCTGCTCTTAATTTTGAGAGGCCTGCCTTTAACAACAAACTCCGGTTCACGTACGGAAGCTCCACTATACAATGCTAAGTATTGCAGTCTTCTGCATGCATTGTCGAATCTTTTTTGAGTTATATGTGTGCGGAAGTCACTGGACCAGCAGAAACATAGCTCTTTCCACATTTTTTCAGATGCCGGGGTTGCCGGTATTTTTTCAAGTTTTGTAGAAATAGCTTTGCAAAGTGAATTTATTTGAAAATCATTTCTACCGCTGACAGCCCAGCGTGTGAGATTATATTTACGCTGCTTTTTTACCGGAACAGGTTGTTCTGCAGAGCATAGATTAATCTTATTTCCTGCTAGTGGATTATCAAGGTCGGCTAATACCTCGGAAGGAAGAAAGAAAGTATGCCCGTTATCTCTAAGAGCATTGAAAGCTTCTTTTATAAATTCCCACTCGCTCTGTCCTGAGTAGTTGGATTCAGTCTTGTATCTTCCGGGGCGGTAGTCAAAAATTTCAGCGTCATTTCCATAGACGGGAAGCCAGCCATCGTTGGTTCCAAGGTTTTCAACATAATTAAGGTAGTCAGGCAGTTCCAACTCTCCATGGGCAAAGCGCTGCAGTTTTTGAAAAACCATAGAGCGGCTCCACAGAATAGGTATGGATTCTCCCGATACTCCTAGGGCTCGTTGAGGATAGTGCTGGATATGATCATCCCAGTCCGCAAAACGGGCCGGATTATCATAGTCCATAAAAACACCGCCATATCCGGTTTCCAGATAATGGCTTACAAGACCGGCAGACCACGCCTGTTCATTTACTAAAGCTATTTCAGGACGGCCCCCCAGAATTTTTTCACTGGTCTGCATTCCTATTCTAAAATTGGCCTTATTTACTGCCGCAGGAACAAGGGGGCCAATGATCTGGCCATATCCGCTTCCGATAAATTCGGCTTTGTTCGCTCTTAAAAGTTCTTTAAATTTTACAATCCAGGCAGGAGCAAGGTCTTGGATTATTTCAAGCGTTATTCCAGATGCTTCCACTCCAAGTGGAAAATTATATTTTTCAATAAGGTGTAGTAGCGGCCAGTAGCAGCGATTAATTACTTCTGACCTGTCTTCTTCAGGGATTGAAGAAAACATAAGGTTTAAATGGAAAATTGCATATATTTTCATGCTGCTACTGGGTGGTTATTTTTATAAGACTGACAGCTTTTTCAACATTTCTGACAGCTTCTTCTCCGGTCTCGGCTACACCTATAACTACGCCTGCACGGGCTGGATGGTTTGTTGTGGGGGGAATTATTTCTCCTTTTGCAGTTCTTATTTCCACCATACGGATTCCATCTATCTTGCGTGCTTCTTCAACACCATCAATTTTAATGACCTTACCTTGCGGTGGAAATAGGTATCGTTGAGCGACTCCCTTTTGATATGCAGGAGTTATAGATTCAGGGTCCGGGATATCTCCCATTGCCAGATGAATGGCTGCCTTCACAAAATCTACTCCTGCATTCCACGGGATCAGGTGCGAACAAAAATAACCGCCGGACAGCCTTGCTGCCATTTCAATTACATACGGCTTTCCTTTATGAAGAACCATATCTCCTTTAGCAACACCGTTATCAATACCAAGTGCAATTGCCGCTTCCCCTGAGAGTTTCTTTACAGCATGTTGTGTTTCAGCGTTAAGGAGGGAAGGAAGCTGTCCTCCATTTTCAATAATGTGCGGAGCAAATTTATCGATGAATTCATAATTGCGGTCGGCAAATCCGGGAGTATATGTTTGCCCGTTAATTACAAATCCCTCAGTGCTTATCTGGGGACCGTCAAGATAGCTTTCAACCATCACCCTGCCTGTGGGAGATTCATTGCGGGCATATTTGAAGGCCCATTCCGGAGCCGGCATTTTATCTGATCCAAATATGAGCCTTAAGACTCCCCGTGCTCCGCGGCTGTCTACAGGCTTGATTACGATTGTTTCACGTCGTGTTTCAATGATGCTTTGCAACTCTTCTGTACTGAAGATTTCTTTATACCACGGTATGGCAATACCTTCTTCTTTAAACCGGTCTTTCATTGCAAGCTTATCTGTGGCAAGAGCAGCGGTTTCCATACTTACTGATTTCAGGCCAAAATGTCTGGCTACGGCTGCTACAGTATGCGGGGCATCAACCGCTGCACACATCACTCCATCAGGTTTATTTCCTGATAAAGCCCAGTTGTCTAACGCCGTAACAGCTTTTTCAGGAGTATAAACACAGCCTATAACCTTTTCCTGAGCGTGGGCAAATCCGGGAGCCTGCGGATTAAGGTCCATAGCTACTACATGGATGCCCATCTCCACAGCTTTTTGGATGGCAGGAATCGTTTCGACCCCTGCCCCGATCATAATCAATTTTTCCTTCATTATGAGTTTTCTGGTTTGCGGCAGACTATAAAGGTATTTTGTCCTCTGGGGTCGTCTTCAAACACAACGCGGCCCTGTTTTATTCCGGTGATTTTCACAATTTCAAAGTGTTCTGAGCAGAGGTTAGTAATTTCTTCAAGTGAAAATTCATGCAGATGTTGTGAATTGACAGGGATATGTCCAAGGCTGTTTTGAGGAGTACTCAAGATAAGCAGACCACCCGGTTTAATGACTCTGAAAAGTTCCTTAAAGAATGGATCTGTATCAACATGTTCAATTGTTTCGAAGCTGGTTGCAACGTCAAATGATGCATCAGGGAAATTAAGGTTATGCACATCTGCAGTTTGAAAAGTTATATTGTCGTAATATGTTCCTGCCGAAGCATTTCTGACAGTTTGAATGTCGAGGTCGGCTGCGATTACTCTTGATGCCTTTTCTGCAATAATCCGTGCCCCGTACCCCGGACCGCAGGCACAATCGAGCACCCTATAGTCAGGTTTAATATAAGCCATAGCCAGTTCGTAGTGGAATGTAAGCTGGTCTCCTGCTTTGAATCCTTTGCTTTCACCTACCTGCATTCTACCTGCGAGGTATACGCCTTTAGCTATTTCTCTGCATCTGCTTAGCCATTCATCTGCAATGGGGGGATGATCTGTATAGTGAACACATTTAAATTTATCACTGTTTTTGATCATATAAAATTTAGGATGAACTTTATAAATACCTGCATTTACATGGTCTTCCAGCATTTCACATGCTTGTTTAAGAGCAGAAACACGATATATATCGGAGGTCAGCTGGCAGGGAAAACCATCGGGCATTTTTACGCAGTCCAGATTCTCATTCACTGCTATTTTAAGCATCTGATTTGCATGTTCCGGCAGCCATGCAAAGTGAAGTCCGTCAATTCTTATGATGTAATCTTCATCAGGGGTACCGTTTAATGAAGCAACCATTCGTTCAAGCGGACTGTCATCATAGCCGTAGAATACACTTACCTTCTTGTCTGGAAACATCTGCGGAATGTCATCAAGTCTTCCACCCTGATCAAATTCAGGGGCGATGATGCGTACATCTGCATCAGGAAATTCTTTAAAAGCATTGTCAATTGTCATGGCAACAACAGGACGACCATCAATTTCATTCATACACCAGTCAGGAGCGCCGCTCCATGCACGGGAAGCAGCTTGAACAAGAATCACGGGGGAGGTAGATTGAGATGTTGTCATGCGATAATAATTCCTTAATATGTTTGCGTAAAAAATGTATGCTGTCGGGCATCACAGATTTATGGTTAAGATATGAAGGTTTGAACTTTCTGCAAAGCCGGAGGATAAATTCCTGTTGTGCTGAAGCTCATGTTTGCCGTTGCTTTTAATTTGCTCCTTATTTGCGTTTGAGGACACGTTTTACGGCCTTGACAATATCGCTTGGTGTAAGGCCATATTCTATGGCGAGATCTTCCGGTTCACCGGATGCTCCGAAAATATCGTTCACAGCTACTCGTTCAACCGGAACAGGATGATTTTCACATACTATTTCCATGACAGCGCTTCCAAGACCGCCGTATTTAGTGTGATCCTCGCAAGTTACGATTGCTCCAGTCTCTTTAGCCGCACTAACTACAGCATTTTCATCCATGGGTTTAATCCATGACATGTTAAGCACACGGCAGAAGATTCCTTCTCCGGCAAGCAGCTTTGCAGCTTTGAGGGCTCTATGGACCATAACTCCTACAGCCATTATGGTTGCATCCGTTCCTTCATGTAAAATATTGGCTTTGCCATGCTCGAAAATTGTATTTTCATCAAAGACATTCGGCAGGGGACTACGTCCGGTACGCAGATAAAGCGGTCCCGGGTTATCAAGAATATAAGGCATTACCGCTTTAAGCTCGATGGGATCAGCTGGAGAAATAACACTCATGCGAGGAATAGAGCGGAAGACAGCGATGTCTTCTATTGCCTGATGAGTAGCCCCGTCAGGTCCTACATCCAGTCCCAGATGGCTGGCGGCAATCTTCACATTAAATTCAGGGTAGGCAATGGAGTTTCGGGCCTGTTCAATCGCCCGGATGGCAAAAATAGAGTAACAGGTCGCAATCGCGGTAACTCCGGATTCTGCTATCCCTGCAGCAACGGAAAGCATATTCTGTTCAGCAATACCGCATTGAATGAAACGGTCCGGATAGGCATCGCGAAAATGATAGGTTCCGGTTCCGACGGAGACATCTGCATCAAGAACAACAAAGTCGTCGCGCTGTTCAGCAAGTTCAGCCAGCACCTTACCAAATGCATCTCTCATATTTTCCATTAGATAAGCTCCTCGCATCCGCATTCACGCATAGCACATTCACGCTCTTTTCCGGTCGGAGCCATACTGCCATGCCATTTAGGAACATTTTCCATAAACGAAATTCCTTTGCCTTTAATAGTATGGGCTATAATGACTGTTGGCTTACCTGCCATGGCACGGGCTCTGGTAAATGCATTTTCTATTTCACGGAAATGGTGTCCGTCAATTTCAATTACATGCCAGCCGAAGGCCTTGAATTTGTCAATCAAGGGCTCAAGGGCTGTTATTCTGGTGTTCAGGTTATCACTTTGCAGCTTGTTGTAATCCACAATGGCTACAATGTTGTCCAGATTATAATGAGCTCCGAACATACATCCTTCCCATATTTGTCCTTCATTCAGCTCACCGTCTCCCAGCAGAGTATAGGTACGACAGCTGCGTCCAGCTCTTTTGGCTCCAAGAGCGCACCCTAAAGCAAAGGAGAGTCCCTGTCCCAGTGATCCTGAGTTAAACTCGATTCCCGGCGTTTTCAGCCGGTCAGGATAGGCTTGCAGCATTCCACCAACCTGACGCAGATTTTTGAATTCCTCTTTGGAGAAAAAACCTTTTTCAGCAAGCGCAGCATAAAGTGTCAGGGAGGAATGCCCCTTGGATAAAATAAATCTGTCCCGGCATGGATCATCTTTATTTTCCACGCAGAAATTCATTTCATTATTGAAAAGCCAGCTGATAATTTCCACGCAGGAAAGTGAGCCTCCCGGATGACCAGTCCCTGCATAACAATTCATTGTAATGATGGATTTGCGCAGCTTAGCAGCAAACTTTTTAAGCTCATCATATCGGGACATTTTATTTTTCTCTCCTGTGTCTGGAATTATCTGTTAACTAAAAATACAGTCCGCCGTTAACACTTATAGTCTGGGCGGTAATGTAAGATGATTCGTCAGATGCTAGATACACAACAGCATCGGCTACTTCGTCAGCATAACCAAGTCTTTTTAAGATGATGTTTTCAGTTGCTTTTTGTACTGCCGGGTTTTCAAGACTTGCATCAGCCATGTCAGATGTAATCATACCTGCGGCAATCGTGTTGCAGCGAATGTTCCACTGAGCTCCGAATCTGGCAATAACCTGACCGAGAGAAATAAGCCCGGCTTTGCTGGCAGCATAGTGGGCTGTTCTGGGGCCGCCATACTGACCGCTTACTGAACCTATATTAATCACGCTGGCATTGCTGTTTCTTTTGAGCAGATTAAGGCATTTCTGGGTACATAAAAAAGGACCCTTGAGATTTACCCCTAAAATTTTGTCCCACTCTTCGGAGGTGATCATATCAAAATCATTGGGATTATTAATTCCTGCATTATTAACCAGTATATTAAGTTTTCCCTCTTTTGACGTGATATCTGCCACAGCAAGATCAATTGAGGATTCGTCACTGACATCCAGTTGTAATGAGCGTGCTTTGCCGCCTTTTTCTGTTATGTTTTCGACGTTTTCATCTGCACTGGAAACATCTGAAGACCATGTAAGAATAACTTCAGCGCCGTTCTCTGCAAGTTTGCGGCTTATTGCTTTACCTATTCCTCTGCCGCCTCCGGTTACCAGTGCTGTTTTTCCTGCAAGTCTTTTCATATAAAACCTATTTATTTTTCTGTGCCACAACCAGAACAGTTCGTCCCATTCCGGCTTCAGCAAAACATTCATACAGTTTATCGAGAAATTTACGGTTCCCTGATTTTGTAAGGTTCAGTTCCAGTTCTTTGCGCATGGCATGGCATTCACGTCCCAGATCAGGGTTGTCGATATAGTTGCGGCCCATGAGCAGAAATAATTCCATTGGAAATGAAACTTCAGAATGAATTGAAGTATATCCATATTGTTCAAGAAGTTTTTCGAGGGAATTTTTATCAAAATAATTAATATGGTGCGGAGGAGATACCCACCATGGCCGGAAGTTCATATCTTCTGTCAGAATTTTTTGTACTGGAGTATATTCATTGGGAACCCCGATGGCAATCAAACCTCCGGGAATTAGAACCTGTTTGCAAAGATCAAGCATACATGTCGGGTCCGGTAAGTGTTCCAGAACATCCCCCAGATGGACAACATCGAATTTGCCAAGTGAAGCTGCACATTCGCTATCAAATGTAGAACAACTTACATCAACTCCCTGAGAGCAGGAATATTCAGCAGCCTTATATGAAGGTTCAACTCCCTTTACTGTCCAGCCCCGTTTTTGGGCTGTTTGCAGCAGAAAGCCGTTTCCTGAACCTATATCAAGAAATTTTCCAGCTTTTCCAAGCATACGTTCAATAGTCTCAAGGCGTGCTTCATTCGTTGCATCAAGCCATGACTGATCTTCAAGCTGGTGTTGAAGCATGAGGGGTTTAACCCTTACGTGGTAGTCATGCTTATATATTTCGCGGAGTTCATCTTCGTTTGGAATGGGGATTATATGCTTGAAGCCGCAGCTTTCACAGTCGATAACATCAAATCCTTCGGCCGAATGCAGGACCATGCCACTATGATCATTCCAGCACTTTCTGTCATTCACTGTTTCTGCTCCACCCGTTTTATGATTATACGTGCGATATTTGATGCGCCATTTTCGACATTAAGCTGTGCAGCTTTTGCCGACATGTGCTTGCGCAGTTGGGTATCAGAAATGAGTTTCTGCATGTTTCCCAATAAAGATTGTTCACTGATAAGGTCATATCTTCCTAGTGAAACGGCTGCTCCTGATTGATGCAAAGCAGATGCCGAGCGCGCATGGTCATCAGTTAGGCATAAAAGAAGCTGAGGAACTCTGCATGCTGCAAGTTCATAAGCTGTCATACCAAACGATGCTACGGCAAGGTCTGTTTCATTCATCAGTTCTGCCATGTTGCTTACGTTACTGACTATTTCAATCTTATTTCTCTGCACTACCGTCATATACTTAATCTTGTCCAGACTATTGAACATGGGACCTGCAATAATTTTAGCTGTCCACTTTTCATGAATTTTATGCAGTGCTTGGAGTACTGTCACAGTGAGGTTTGCAGGGTCGCTTCCCCCCATGCTGATGAGTATGCTTGGAGAATTTTTAATAGTGGCTACTTTATGGGGATTTGAAAATTCTTTGCGCAATGGAATGCAGTCCCAGCTTTGAAAAAGTTCTCCTTCGAAATCTGTCCAGTCAAGCTCCATTACCTGCGGAACCGGAGGATAAAACACCAGATCACATTTGATTCGGTTTGTTGTTGGGTCATCTATACTGCAAAGTAAAACGTTTTTTCTTTTTGCATCATCGAAAAAAATATTATCAAGTGGAATAAGCAAATCAAGAATGGCTACATCCCCAATTGAGAACTTCCAATCGTTGTAATCTGTTACGGAGCTTACAACAAATCCTGCCTCGATAATTTTATTGCGTGCAGGGCTGCTGCCTCGGAATACAAAGCGGCTTTCTCTTTGGTATTTCCGGCGAATAACATCGGCAAGAGCGATGCAACGGCCTACATGTCCTAATCCTCGTTCAGCCGAGCCTTCGCAAAAGAATAGAAACTGGGGTTTTCTGTTCATTCTTTTAGAAATGCCTGATACATTTTTTCAGCAATAAACCAGTCTTCTTCTGTATCAATATCAACAACCATATGTCTGGGCATGAAGTAAGGCATGTTCAGCTCCTGTTTGCGGTCCGCGGGAATATCTGTAAGTTCATGCCAGTAAAACTGGGCCGCATCATGAAAAAAAATCGGTAGGTCCTGTGATCTGCTTGCGGCATATTCAGGGAAAGCATATTCAACGCCGCCCTGATCATTTTTCTTTAAACTCCGTAAAATAGGAAAAGGAAATTCAGCCACTCCCAGCACGCAGTTTGCTTTGTGTTTCCGCATCAGCTTATAGCCACCGCTTATATTTTCTGAGGTAATGAATGGATTTGCATAGAACTGGCAGTATCTTTCAACATGCCCCCAGTTTGTTGTAACCCATTCCAGAGCGTGTTCCACCACCGGAGCAGTTGCGACAAAATCGCCTGAAAGTTCGTGGGGACGCATAAACGGAATTTCTGCCCCGAAATACTGTGCAATTTTAGCGTATTCATCGCTGTCTGTACTGACAATGATATGATCAAAGAAGCCGCTCTCACGGGCGGCTTCAATGGCATAGGCAATTAAGGGTTTACCTAGGAAATGGCGAATATTTTTTCCGGGGATGCGTTTACTGCCTCCCCGGGCTGGAATTATTGCGATTTGCATGAACAGTTATCCGTTTGTTACTGGTCGGGTTTAAGGAATTTTTTCTGGGCGGAAATCCAGTCTTCTTCGAAGTCGACCTCAATGCATGCATGGTCGGAAATATCAACAGGTTTGACCTTTGCTCCATCCTGAATGATGAATTCCAGACCTTTTTCAAAATAGTCTTGATCTTCACAGCGGCGAAGTGCTTCAGTATATGCCGGCAGGTCTGCTTTGCGAATCAGGTTTATGCCGACAGCTTCGCCTTCAGCTTCAATTACTTCTTTGGAAATTTCAGTTATGAAACCATCTTTATTGAGGCTGTATTTAACCTCTTCTTCCCCACATGATTTGCGGTCTACGCATACTAAATTGTGCTCTTTAACGGCAAGAAAATTTTTAAGTACCGGCTTTTCAAAAACAACGTCACCATTAAGCCAGAGAATATCATCATCAAGTTGTTCCACAGCCTGAAGCAGACTTTTAGATGTATTGGTAATGTAATAGTCCGGGTTGTATTTATAAAAGACATCAGGAAACTGCTCCATGATCAGGGTCATTTTGAAACCGACAACGATGAAGATTTCCTTAACTCCCAATTCACGCATGATACGTATTTGTCTTCCGAGAATTGTTTCTCCATAAGGAAGTACGGACAGGGATTTGGGAAAGGGGCGGCTGAGCCTGCTGCCGATACCTGCTGCTAGGATAATTGCTTTCATTGTGAGTCCCCCGTTCAGTTAAAGGTAGTTGGAAATAATGTGTTCACCCAGCCTGTGAGCTGACTTGCCGTCAGGATTGCTGAATGAAAGTTCTCTTAACCTTTTACGCTCTTTAGCATATTCATCTATATTATTTATCACGATATCTTCAAAAGCGGTATAGAGATCATCTTCTTTCATGACTTTTTTACCGGGAGTCATGGAATCAAAGTCGTAAAGCAGCTCCCTGTTCTTGGTGGTATAGTCTTCAAAGTCGTAGGCATAGAAAATTATAGGCCGATCAAGAAGAAGGTAATCAAAATAAATAGATGAATAATCAGTAAGGAGCACATCACAAAGGCTGAGCAGTGGATATGCATCACTTTTTGAGTTCATCATCCTGATGCCCGGGGGCAAAGCTACCTTACTAACCGTCAGGCAGGGGTGAAATTTACAGATGAACATAATGTCGTTTTGCTGGCAAAACTCTGACAGACGTATAATATTGATTGCGCCGTCTTCAAAAGGGCCGCCTCCGATGTCACGGAATGTAGGCATAAAAAAAACTACCTTACCACCCATTTTGCGGAATTTAACCATGTCACCGTATAGATCACGATCGACATTTATCATGTCATATTTTGATGGTCGACGCATTATGACATCGTTGCGCGGGTAACCTGATTCAATGAAATTTTTGGCTTTGAATGCCTTACCGAATGCATTCTCTGTAAAATAAGGAGAAGTAGAAACCACTTCATCGTAACCAGAGTAGGCAAAAGATAATTTAGTGGCTTTCTCAGGATTCATATTTACCGAGGAATTGATTTCAGGAAATCCGATAGCCTTGAGGGGAATACCGTGCCAGATCTGAATAGATACAGCCTCAGAGAGCAAAGCCCAAAGAGACGGCTGTTCTTTCCAGATAAAATCATCACTGATAACCAGCCCGGCTCTGGCCATTATAGCGGCTGCATTCGGATCGCTGACCCACATGGCGGGAAGCCCTTGTTCCTTAAGAATGTTGGCATCTTTTTTCGTGAAGGTCATAAAACAGCATTGCAACTGCGGTTGATGCTGTACACAGTGCAGAAAAAAATATTTAACATTATCGATAAAATAGATGCCTGATCTGCCGAAAAAAACAGCCAGATTCTTTTGCTTAGGCACAGATGCAGCTACTTTATGCAGTTTTTGCAGTTCACTTTGATCCATAACTTTTCAATCTTCCACTGGAAACAGGTTATCTGGGATAGTATAAAATGAGTGTTTTTCTGACACCTATGAATACTTTATTCAAATTGAATGCCAAAAACAATGGAAAGATTGAACAAATTTAATATTATTGATGTGTTTGTGTTTTTAAATCGGAATTTTTTTATTCGGAGGTTAAGGGAGCTGCTTACTTTGAAAATATCAGGTCGAAGAGGCCTTAAAATAATTTTAGTCTGATCATTATCTTTTTCTGCGGAATAAGTTTTTTACTGCGTTCAGTTTCTTTTTTGCTTTTTCTGTAGGAGTTTCTGGTTCTGGTGGTGTTTCTTCTTTTGCTGTGTTTTTGAATTTTGCAAATCTTGCCACTTTGCCAACCTGTTCTGCGGAAAAACGGGCAGCTCTACCCGTTGCTTCAAATGCTTTGTCGCTGGAATCCATTACCTTGCGTGCTGCGCTGGCCGCCTTTTCTCCTGCTGATCTGGTAATAGTTTTAATGTAGGCTGTTGTGATCATCTTTGTTGACCCCATGGCTATGGAGAGCAGCATTCCAGCTGCTTCTTTCAGCACTGTACGTCTGTACCCGGGTGATTTTTTATCTGCATGAAAATTGAAATGGCCTCTGGTAATTATGCCGACACGCAGGGCTAGAAACGCATTGGTTGATCCATCTAGTATGGACGCTGTAACAATGGCTGTGAGTCCGCCTGCACCAGGTA of the Maridesulfovibrio zosterae DSM 11974 genome contains:
- a CDS encoding NTP transferase domain-containing protein, which encodes MKAIILAAGIGSRLSRPFPKSLSVLPYGETILGRQIRIMRELGVKEIFIVVGFKMTLIMEQFPDVFYKYNPDYYITNTSKSLLQAVEQLDDDILWLNGDVVFEKPVLKNFLAVKEHNLVCVDRKSCGEEEVKYSLNKDGFITEISKEVIEAEGEAVGINLIRKADLPAYTEALRRCEDQDYFEKGLEFIIQDGAKVKPVDISDHACIEVDFEEDWISAQKKFLKPDQ
- the pseF gene encoding pseudaminic acid cytidylyltransferase, which produces MQIAIIPARGGSKRIPGKNIRHFLGKPLIAYAIEAARESGFFDHIIVSTDSDEYAKIAQYFGAEIPFMRPHELSGDFVATAPVVEHALEWVTTNWGHVERYCQFYANPFITSENISGGYKLMRKHKANCVLGVAEFPFPILRSLKKNDQGGVEYAFPEYAASRSQDLPIFFHDAAQFYWHELTDIPADRKQELNMPYFMPRHMVVDIDTEEDWFIAEKMYQAFLKE
- a CDS encoding PseG/SpsG family protein gives rise to the protein MNRKPQFLFFCEGSAERGLGHVGRCIALADVIRRKYQRESRFVFRGSSPARNKIIEAGFVVSSVTDYNDWKFSIGDVAILDLLIPLDNIFFDDAKRKNVLLCSIDDPTTNRIKCDLVFYPPVPQVMELDWTDFEGELFQSWDCIPLRKEFSNPHKVATIKNSPSILISMGGSDPANLTVTVLQALHKIHEKWTAKIIAGPMFNSLDKIKYMTVVQRNKIEIVSNVSNMAELMNETDLAVASFGMTAYELAACRVPQLLLCLTDDHARSASALHQSGAAVSLGRYDLISEQSLLGNMQKLISDTQLRKHMSAKAAQLNVENGASNIARIIIKRVEQKQ
- a CDS encoding CDP-glycerol glycerophosphotransferase family protein, which produces MDQSELQKLHKVAASVPKQKNLAVFFGRSGIYFIDNVKYFFLHCVQHQPQLQCCFMTFTKKDANILKEQGLPAMWVSDPNAAAIMARAGLVISDDFIWKEQPSLWALLSEAVSIQIWHGIPLKAIGFPEINSSVNMNPEKATKLSFAYSGYDEVVSTSPYFTENAFGKAFKAKNFIESGYPRNDVIMRRPSKYDMINVDRDLYGDMVKFRKMGGKVVFFMPTFRDIGGGPFEDGAINIIRLSEFCQQNDIMFICKFHPCLTVSKVALPPGIRMMNSKSDAYPLLSLCDVLLTDYSSIYFDYLLLDRPIIFYAYDFEDYTTKNRELLYDFDSMTPGKKVMKEDDLYTAFEDIVINNIDEYAKERKRLRELSFSNPDGKSAHRLGEHIISNYL